Proteins encoded within one genomic window of Arachis ipaensis cultivar K30076 chromosome B08, Araip1.1, whole genome shotgun sequence:
- the LOC107613540 gene encoding uncharacterized protein LOC107613540 isoform X2, protein MAVAAFKSSSRRGNQNHSNSTSATSARSSRQESRTKAPIRRSRSVSAFSRGSSDISTEFLNKRDNPLFCSVTPSSPPGNDDAQPPPSSLLLEASDFDRPTPSASNPNNKASGPRGRHVTRNVDAKGGSWSSSTGRSLSRSDAGRRTRSASQCPASRRLWSYSTSESETDALDSSDLRFVESNRKGGLFGSDSGMVDQVRDLRRWSSQHSSTEVSDSFAATLSSLETQRCADAVSMVSSGYGSDVKTIKAVSEKMSVQGGPLVTSDVYETVRSEVRRAISEIQTDLESAIQRSNATAIAVTNIADIPPCLVNPDAEELVFEIRREYAQKLEESQERARNLRANLAVEEHCGQELDRILKEVLPYPKTPNVQKSHPTRKNSIERRRMSKRLAEDAKAYFDECVSLSTFDSSDFSSQDDPPVTSVGPHIPSDSYECLLQESASHRQLISRNYDVSQPCTVIDTAGSPESGCKSHFSFSQKSPETSGFADDIQQYIKMFEKNVLKSPNMRSGYHDIREYSYQSPTESLLVDRVILKNRIEAGGLLLCSGGSILWSKYCGIGI, encoded by the exons atgGCCGTTGCGGCATTCAAATCATCCTCCAGaagaggaaaccaaaaccattCAAATTCCACCTCCGCAACTTCTGCCAGATCCTCCCGCCAGGAATCACGAACCAAAGCCCCCATTCGAAGGTCAAGGAGCGTAAGCGCGTTTTCCAGGGGCAGTTCGGACATTTCTACTGAATTCCTCAACAAGAGAGACAACCCTCTCTTCTGCAGCGTCACCCCTTCATCACCACCCGGTAACGACGACGCCCAACCGCCGCCCAGCTCACTTCTTCTAGAAGCCTCCGATTTCGACAGACCCACACCATCTGCTTCCAATCCCAATAACAAGGCCTCCGGTCCACGTGGCCGTCACGTGACGCGAAATGTTGATGCCAAGGGAGGGTCATGGTCCTCGTCAACGGGTCGGAGCTTGTCGAGATCGGATGCGGGTCGCCGCACTCGATCCGCTTCTCAATGTCCGGCTTCGAGGCGGCTATGGAGTTATTCAACTTCTGAG AGCGAAACTGATGCTTTAGATAGCAGTGATCTGAGGTTTGTTGAGAGTAATAGAAAAGGTGGTTTGTTTGGAAGTGATAGTGGTATGGTGGATCAAGTGAGAGATCTGCGCAGGTGGTCTAGTCAGCATTCATCTACCGAGGTTTCTGACTCTTTTGCTGCAACTTTG TCTAGCTTGGAAACTCAGAGGTGTGCAGATGCAGTTTCTATGGTGAGCTCTGGATATGGATCTGATGTGAAAACTATCAAAGCTGTTAGTGAAAAGATG TCAGTACAAGGAGGTCCGCTGGTAACCAGTGATGTATACGAGACAGTTCGCTCTGAAGTGAGGCGTGCTATTTCTGAGATTCAGACTGATCTTGAGAGT GCTATCCAAAGGAGTAATGCCACTGCTATTGCTGTTACCAACATAGCTGATATTCCTCCTTGCTTGGTAAACCCGGATGCGGAAGAATTGGTTTTTGAGATCAGAAGAGAGTATGCCCAAAAACTTGAAGAG TCCCAGGAGCGAGCTAGAAATCTTAGAGCAAACCTGGCTGTTGAAGAACATTGTGGACAGGAACTGGACAGAATCTTGAAAGAAGTTTTACCTTATCCAAAGACCCCTAATGTGCAGAAGTCTCATCCAACAAGAAAA AATAGCATAGAAAGAAGGCGGATGTCAAAACGTCTTGCAGAAGATGCAAAGGCTTATTTTGATGAGTGTGTTTCGCTATCAACATTTGATAGTTCAGATTTCTCATCACAAGATGATCCTCCCGTCACTTCCGTGGGGCCCCATATTCCATCTGATAGTTATGAATGTTTACTCCAG GAATCAGCTTCTCATAGACAATTGATTAGTAGAAACTATGACGTTTCACAACCATGTACTGTCATCGATACTGCTGGCTCCCCGGAATCAGGTTGTAAATCTCACTTCTCATTTTCACAGAAGTCACCTGAGACTTCTGGATTTGCAGATGACATCCAACAATACATAAAGATGTTTGAAAAGAATGTATTAAAGTCACCAAATATGAGATCAGGTTATCATGACATTCGTGAATACAGTTATCAATCTCCAACGGAGAGTTTGTTGGTTGATAGGGTGATACTAAAAAACAGAATTGAGGCTGGTGGTTTGCTGCTTTGTAGTGGCGGTAGTATATTATGGTCAAAATATTGTGGGATAGGAATTTGA
- the LOC107613540 gene encoding uncharacterized protein LOC107613540 isoform X7: MVYNVKFYKIDGRCLYRNFLGGQYIFFKNGIHIEFHWTSRESETDALDSSDLRFVESNRKGGLFGSDSGMVDQVRDLRRWSSQHSSTEVSDSFAATLSSLETQRCADAVSMVSSGYGSDVKTIKAVSEKMSVQGGPLVTSDVYETVRSEVRRAISEIQTDLESAIQRSNATAIAVTNIADIPPCLVNPDAEELVFEIRREYAQKLEETLSYMQSQERARNLRANLAVEEHCGQELDRILKEVLPYPKTPNVQKSHPTRKNSIERRRMSKRLAEDAKAYFDECVSLSTFDSSDFSSQDDPPVTSVGPHIPSDSYECLLQESASHRQLISRNYDVSQPCTVIDTAGSPESGCKSHFSFSQKSPETSGFADDIQQYIKMFEKNVLKSPNMRSGYHDIREYSYQSPTESLLVDRVILKNRIEAGGLLLCSGGSILWSKYCGIGI, translated from the exons ATGGTGTATAAcgtcaaattttataaaatagatGGACGTTGTTTATACCGGAATTTTTTGGGAGgtcaatatatattttttaaaaatgggATTCACATTGAATTTCACTGGACTTCAAGGGAG AGCGAAACTGATGCTTTAGATAGCAGTGATCTGAGGTTTGTTGAGAGTAATAGAAAAGGTGGTTTGTTTGGAAGTGATAGTGGTATGGTGGATCAAGTGAGAGATCTGCGCAGGTGGTCTAGTCAGCATTCATCTACCGAGGTTTCTGACTCTTTTGCTGCAACTTTG TCTAGCTTGGAAACTCAGAGGTGTGCAGATGCAGTTTCTATGGTGAGCTCTGGATATGGATCTGATGTGAAAACTATCAAAGCTGTTAGTGAAAAGATG TCAGTACAAGGAGGTCCGCTGGTAACCAGTGATGTATACGAGACAGTTCGCTCTGAAGTGAGGCGTGCTATTTCTGAGATTCAGACTGATCTTGAGAGT GCTATCCAAAGGAGTAATGCCACTGCTATTGCTGTTACCAACATAGCTGATATTCCTCCTTGCTTGGTAAACCCGGATGCGGAAGAATTGGTTTTTGAGATCAGAAGAGAGTATGCCCAAAAACTTGAAGAG ACCTTGTCATACATGCAGTCCCAGGAGCGAGCTAGAAATCTTAGAGCAAACCTGGCTGTTGAAGAACATTGTGGACAGGAACTGGACAGAATCTTGAAAGAAGTTTTACCTTATCCAAAGACCCCTAATGTGCAGAAGTCTCATCCAACAAGAAAA AATAGCATAGAAAGAAGGCGGATGTCAAAACGTCTTGCAGAAGATGCAAAGGCTTATTTTGATGAGTGTGTTTCGCTATCAACATTTGATAGTTCAGATTTCTCATCACAAGATGATCCTCCCGTCACTTCCGTGGGGCCCCATATTCCATCTGATAGTTATGAATGTTTACTCCAG GAATCAGCTTCTCATAGACAATTGATTAGTAGAAACTATGACGTTTCACAACCATGTACTGTCATCGATACTGCTGGCTCCCCGGAATCAGGTTGTAAATCTCACTTCTCATTTTCACAGAAGTCACCTGAGACTTCTGGATTTGCAGATGACATCCAACAATACATAAAGATGTTTGAAAAGAATGTATTAAAGTCACCAAATATGAGATCAGGTTATCATGACATTCGTGAATACAGTTATCAATCTCCAACGGAGAGTTTGTTGGTTGATAGGGTGATACTAAAAAACAGAATTGAGGCTGGTGGTTTGCTGCTTTGTAGTGGCGGTAGTATATTATGGTCAAAATATTGTGGGATAGGAATTTGA